AGAATAGATATCTCCCTGCCCCTGTCTGGCTAACAGTTCCTCGCGCGGTGGTGGTTTCACAAAGGATAAATTGGTCCGCTGAAATTGAACTCTCAAGGGGCTATGCAGTGGCTTCAATGGCTTATCCAAAGACCGCGTGACTGCTGACGCCAGCGAACGACCATGCTGCTCGGCCAGTTCCCGGGTGCCTCGGGGATCGGGATTCGCATCGCCACCAAAGCCCAGCATGAACAGCGCAGTGACGCCCGGATATTGTTTTTCCAGTTCGATCTGCGCAAAACCGGCGTAGTCGCCACAGAATTCAAAATAGGCCAGCGTGGTATTATGACAGGCATAGCCAAACAGAATCGCCCGAAGCTTCCCTGCAGGATCGCTGATTTTGAGGACGGGCACGGTATGATCAACGGGGCCATCCGGGTTGATGCGGCCGCGACGGTTAATGGCAAAAGTGGCCCGGTCTTCGCCGTAACTCAGCTGGGCCGGTTTCAACGACTGACTGGCGGAAACGATGACTTTGACCAGCTTGTCTTCAAGTACCTTCGCATAGTCATCGACGTCCTGCTGCTGGGCAGGAGTGAAATCATAAGCCAGCGGTGCACAGCCGCGCACGACGGGTGAACAATGCGTATGTGAGGAATTGAGCAGAATCTGCTCGCGGGTCATTCCTGTCTCCCGGGCAACTCGGGTACCGACACTATCGGAGAGTTCACGCGTCAAACCGATCAGATCAGTGGTGACAATTGCAGCCCGGTTTCCCTGCCCGTCTTTGAAAACGAGTG
The sequence above is a segment of the Gimesia algae genome. Coding sequences within it:
- a CDS encoding neutral/alkaline non-lysosomal ceramidase N-terminal domain-containing protein — protein: MLRTILYSLVLLVVSLQIPLHAAEWQVGIARIDITPAKKIWLAGYASRTKPAEGTTHPLWAKALVFKDGQGNRAAIVTTDLIGLTRELSDSVGTRVARETGMTREQILLNSSHTHCSPVVRGCAPLAYDFTPAQQQDVDDYAKVLEDKLVKVIVSASQSLKPAQLSYGEDRATFAINRRGRINPDGPVDHTVPVLKISDPAGKLRAILFGYACHNTTLAYFEFCGDYAGFAQIELEKQYPGVTALFMLGFGGDANPDPRGTRELAEQHGRSLASAVTRSLDKPLKPLHSPLRVQFQRTNLSFVKPPPREELLARQGQGDIYSQRLTKHLLKQLDQQGAIPDSYPFSAQVIEFGNDLTLIGLGGETVIDYAIRLHEELSGRQVWVAGYCNEVFAYVPSERVLKEGGYEGGGAMKYFGIHGPFQPGVEDRVIKLVHSLLEP